From Rhodoferax sp. AJA081-3, the proteins below share one genomic window:
- a CDS encoding TonB-dependent siderophore receptor, protein MVRKVGRHTTQGAHRWVTAGLSLAALCSSLHAQPATPQANPDPTADAAGTSSSSNSNNKRTNSATTPAQRPNTELKPVEIRASSDTEQRRLSTAAKIIVGREDIELYGDTSMGELLKRLPGVTVQGRAGRGGAPRMRGLGSGYTQILIDGERVPRGFSLDDLSPEEIERIEILRAPTAETGARAIAGTINIVTRGGYSKQVNTLKLGLGLENGNAAPNIAWSRNDTLDNGMVYNFSVAADHNARSNDVVNTTLTENLSEGSTVRQTEAVSSTGVRDGVHANVRLQWRGSGGDTFMLMPMVAATQNSGDRTTRITQTTTGNGIADLPYDTSTGSTDSRFHTARLAGVWTHKMDDGANLRLSANMGQSAWTNDSTRQNTSTTRGTVALSNQHSEQQDRTLSTQLKYSRTVAEDHSLVTGLELESNRRNETATQLLNGESPLSDFDGNLSASSLRTAVYVQDEWTVNPHWAAHAGLRWEGIATTGSVSTDAPNASNQSQVVTPLFHTVWRPDLASKDQVRLSLTRSYRSPNLQDLIARPSINSMFLNRGANTEVHPDRAGNAFLQPELASGIDLAFEHYVPGGGMLSANVFVRQIENLMRSQTTLETVSWADVPRWVARKQNIGNATTQGVELEAKFRLSEMFAGAPKIDVRSNLSLFRSQVQGISGPNNRLDQQPDGTANLGADYQMTSLPLKVGGNLNWTPEFTTRLSDDQTVYQSNKLVADAYALWTITPRYQLRVSVSNFAARDYTTGGSLLSTNLQGQTLRETTQTIAPSFVNLQARLEIKL, encoded by the coding sequence CGCAAGCCAACCCGGACCCGACTGCAGATGCGGCTGGCACCAGCAGCAGTAGCAATAGCAACAACAAACGCACCAATAGCGCCACCACGCCAGCACAGCGCCCCAACACCGAACTCAAACCCGTAGAAATCCGAGCCAGCAGCGACACCGAGCAGCGCCGACTCTCCACCGCCGCCAAGATCATCGTGGGCCGCGAAGACATCGAACTCTATGGCGACACGTCGATGGGTGAGCTGCTCAAGCGCCTGCCCGGCGTCACCGTGCAGGGCCGCGCGGGGCGTGGTGGTGCGCCGCGCATGCGGGGTCTGGGCAGTGGTTACACACAAATCCTGATCGACGGTGAACGGGTGCCGCGCGGCTTTTCGCTGGACGATTTGTCACCCGAAGAAATCGAGCGCATCGAGATCCTGCGCGCCCCCACGGCCGAGACCGGCGCGCGCGCCATTGCCGGCACCATCAACATCGTCACGCGGGGCGGCTACAGCAAACAGGTCAACACGCTGAAGCTGGGCCTGGGGCTGGAGAACGGCAACGCTGCGCCCAACATCGCATGGTCGCGCAATGACACGCTGGACAACGGCATGGTCTACAACTTCTCCGTGGCCGCCGACCACAACGCTCGCTCCAACGATGTGGTCAACACCACCCTGACCGAGAACCTGTCGGAGGGCAGCACGGTGCGCCAGACCGAGGCCGTGTCCAGCACCGGTGTGCGCGACGGCGTGCACGCCAATGTGCGCCTGCAGTGGCGCGGCAGCGGGGGCGACACCTTCATGCTGATGCCCATGGTTGCCGCCACACAGAACAGCGGTGACCGCACGACGCGCATCACGCAGACCACGACGGGCAACGGCATCGCCGACCTTCCCTACGACACCAGCACTGGCAGCACTGACAGCCGCTTCCACACCGCGCGCCTGGCCGGTGTGTGGACACACAAGATGGACGATGGTGCAAACCTGCGCCTGAGCGCCAACATGGGCCAGAGCGCGTGGACGAATGATTCCACACGGCAGAACACCAGCACCACACGTGGCACGGTGGCCCTCTCCAACCAGCACTCCGAGCAACAAGACCGCACGCTGAGCACGCAGCTCAAATACTCACGCACCGTGGCCGAAGACCACAGCCTGGTCACAGGCCTGGAGCTGGAGTCCAACCGCCGCAACGAGACGGCCACGCAATTGCTCAACGGCGAATCGCCACTCAGCGATTTTGATGGCAACCTCAGCGCCTCCAGCCTGCGCACCGCGGTGTATGTGCAGGACGAGTGGACCGTGAACCCGCACTGGGCGGCCCATGCCGGCCTGCGCTGGGAGGGCATCGCCACCACCGGCAGCGTCAGCACCGATGCGCCCAACGCCAGCAACCAGAGCCAGGTCGTCACACCGCTGTTCCACACCGTATGGCGGCCAGACTTGGCCAGCAAGGACCAGGTGCGCCTGAGCCTGACGCGCAGCTACCGCTCGCCCAATCTGCAGGACCTGATCGCGCGGCCCAGCATCAACAGCATGTTCCTGAACCGCGGCGCCAATACCGAGGTGCACCCGGACCGGGCCGGCAACGCCTTTTTGCAGCCCGAACTGGCGTCCGGCATAGACCTGGCCTTTGAACACTATGTGCCCGGCGGCGGCATGCTCAGCGCCAACGTCTTCGTCCGCCAGATCGAGAACCTGATGCGCAGCCAGACCACGCTGGAAACCGTGTCCTGGGCCGACGTGCCGCGCTGGGTGGCACGCAAACAAAACATTGGCAATGCAACAACGCAGGGTGTGGAGCTGGAAGCCAAGTTCCGCCTGAGCGAGATGTTTGCGGGCGCACCCAAGATCGATGTGCGCAGCAACCTGAGCCTGTTCCGCTCCCAGGTGCAGGGTATCAGCGGCCCCAACAACCGCCTGGACCAGCAGCCCGACGGCACGGCCAACCTGGGCGCCGATTACCAGATGACCAGCCTGCCGTTGAAGGTAGGCGGCAACCTGAACTGGACGCCCGAGTTCACCACCCGCCTGAGCGACGACCAGACCGTGTACCAGAGCAACAAGCTGGTGGCCGACGCCTACGCGCTGTGGACCATCACGCCGCGTTACCAGCTGCGTGTGTCCGTCAGCAACTTTGCCGCACGCGACTACACCACCGGCGGCAGCTTGCTGTCCACCAACCTGCAAGGGCAGACGCTGCGCGAGACCACTCAAACCATTGCGCCATCATTTGTGAATCTGCAAGCGCGGCTCGAAATCAAGCTATAG
- a CDS encoding NAD(P)-binding protein → MQRRHFLTAGVGTAWAATGCQAPDPYAHITGGFSGAQPERGHHMRDMSQPGKTWPSPAKTYKTRVLIAGGGVAGLAAARALRLQGMDDFALLELEDSAGGNSRGGVVAGITCPLGAHYLPLPSDDAPEVQDLLEELGLRTRVAGRWQYDERHLCHSPQERLFFNGEWQEGLLPLHGVDEDTLAQYQKFAALVEQARTAARWALPVQNRPLAPVQAVLCAITFEAYLAQHGLRDPHLRWYLDYCCRDDYGAGIATVSAWAGIHYFASRHGFHAPGTEGVEREGLLTWPEGNAWLTQRLATPLGERLHTGRVVLRITSAKHGVEVDAFNTATRAMERWKAEQVVVALPVFVAARVVQNAPEFLRQAARQVVYAPWLVANIHLDRALHDRPGAAPSWDNVLYGGQHGESGGGTVGSVGLGYVDATHQNLQALPGPTVLTHYRALGDVAGGASAGRKQLLDQPWAAWRNAILAELSTAHPDLAAKATRMDITRYGHAMAIPIPNANGQIGLQPPSNMAVSLSKQKRSSARYPTRTVLTWERLRFAHSDWAGYSVFEEAFTAGNAAV, encoded by the coding sequence ATGCAGCGACGCCATTTCTTGACCGCTGGCGTAGGCACCGCATGGGCCGCGACCGGATGCCAAGCCCCCGACCCTTACGCCCACATCACCGGCGGCTTCAGCGGTGCCCAGCCCGAGCGCGGCCACCACATGCGCGACATGTCGCAACCCGGCAAGACCTGGCCCAGCCCTGCGAAAACGTACAAGACCCGCGTACTGATCGCCGGTGGCGGCGTGGCCGGTCTGGCCGCAGCGCGTGCACTGCGCCTGCAGGGCATGGACGACTTTGCGCTCTTGGAGCTGGAAGACTCAGCCGGTGGCAATAGCCGCGGTGGCGTGGTGGCTGGCATCACCTGCCCGCTGGGCGCGCACTACCTGCCATTGCCCAGTGACGACGCGCCCGAGGTGCAGGACCTGCTGGAAGAGCTGGGCCTGCGCACGCGTGTGGCCGGCCGCTGGCAGTACGACGAACGCCACCTGTGCCACAGCCCGCAGGAGCGCCTGTTTTTCAACGGCGAATGGCAAGAGGGCCTGCTACCCCTGCACGGTGTGGATGAGGACACGCTGGCCCAGTACCAGAAATTTGCAGCCCTGGTGGAGCAGGCCAGAACTGCCGCCCGCTGGGCACTGCCTGTGCAAAATAGGCCCCTAGCCCCCGTGCAGGCTGTCTTGTGTGCTATTACTTTTGAAGCGTATCTGGCCCAACACGGTCTGCGTGACCCCCACCTGCGCTGGTACCTGGACTACTGCTGCCGCGACGACTACGGCGCCGGCATCGCCACCGTGTCGGCTTGGGCCGGCATCCACTACTTTGCCAGCCGCCACGGCTTCCACGCGCCGGGCACTGAGGGTGTGGAGCGTGAGGGTCTGTTGACCTGGCCCGAAGGCAATGCCTGGTTGACGCAACGTTTGGCCACGCCGCTGGGCGAACGTTTACACACGGGGCGTGTGGTGCTGCGCATCACCAGCGCCAAACACGGCGTCGAGGTGGATGCCTTCAACACCGCGACACGGGCCATGGAGCGCTGGAAGGCCGAACAGGTGGTGGTGGCGCTGCCAGTGTTTGTGGCGGCGCGTGTCGTGCAAAACGCGCCCGAGTTTTTGCGCCAGGCCGCCCGCCAGGTGGTCTATGCGCCGTGGCTGGTGGCCAACATCCACCTGGACCGCGCACTGCACGACCGCCCTGGCGCTGCCCCCAGTTGGGACAATGTGTTGTACGGCGGGCAGCACGGCGAAAGTGGTGGCGGGACAGTAGGCAGCGTCGGCCTGGGTTATGTCGACGCCACACACCAGAACCTACAAGCCCTGCCTGGCCCCACGGTGCTGACCCACTACCGCGCGCTGGGTGATGTGGCGGGTGGCGCCAGCGCCGGGCGCAAGCAGCTGCTGGACCAGCCCTGGGCCGCCTGGCGCAACGCCATACTGGCGGAGTTGTCTACGGCGCACCCTGATCTGGCGGCCAAGGCCACCCGCATGGACATCACCCGTTACGGGCATGCCATGGCCATCCCCATACCGAATGCCAATGGTCAAATCGGCCTACAGCCCCCGTCAAATATGGCGGTATCGCTATCAAAACAAAAGCGATCCAGTGCCCGCTACCCTACCCGCACCGTGCTGACCTGGGAGCGCCTGCGCTTCGCCCACAGCGACTGGGCGGGTTATTCGGTGTTTGAAGAGGCGTTTACCGCCGGCAACGCGGCCGTCTGA